CTAATTGAAACTCACGTGATTAGaagcaacagaatcagagactaTCTTGTTATTTTCCTCAGTGACACTCGCTGCCACAGAAGCTTCCATACAAATATCTCGCGGAGGGACCATTTCCGGCGTCAAGGTAAGAAACTGGGACGCTTTTTGACAATTGGAGGCAACATAGAGATTGTAGGAATAAGGAAGAGTCCCCTCGCTGTAGTTGAGAGAAACCCCTGGTCTCCTCTTACAAAAGAGGCCTGACTGGAAACAGCCCGAGGCAGCAGGCCCGTGGGACTTTCGAAGGCGAAGGGCGATGGCCAGAatcacaacaaaaagaaagagcacTGAGACCAAGGCCAAGGCCACCACCAAGTAAAACTGAAGCTCACTTTGGGGGTCAGACGGCAAAGGGTCATCTCTGAGCTCTGGCAGGACCTCCTGTAAACTGTCAGCGAAGATCAGGTGCAGAGTGGCTGTAGCCGAGAGCGGTGGCTGTCCACCATCTCGCACAAGAACCAGAAGACGCTGCCGCGCTGAGTCCCTGTCTGCCAGGGCACGCGCTGTGCGCACCTCTCCTGTGCGCAGCCCCAGGCTGAAGAGCCCAGGGTCGCTGGCCTGCAGCACGTGGTAGGACAGCCAGGCATTGTGTCCCGAGTCTGCATCCACAGCCACCACCTTGGTGATCAGGTATCCAGGCTCGGCAGCGCGTGGCACCATGTCGAAGAGCGCAGAGCCGTCGGGCTCGAGCGTGGGATACAGCACGCGTGGCGCGTTGTCGTTGCGGTCGCCCACCAGCACGCGCATGCTCACGTTGGCACTGAGCGCGGGTGATCCATGATCGCGCGCCTGCAGTGTCAGCTGGAAGGAGCGCAGCTGCTCGTGGTCGAAGGCGCGCTGCGCGAACACCACGCCAGTGTCTTGGTTCACCGACACGTAAGACCACAGTGATTTAGGTTCTAGGTCGCTGGCTATGATGGAGTAGGTGATGAGGCCATTGGGTCCCAAATCCGGGTCAGAGGCGCTGACTTGAGCAATGGAAGCACCAGGAGGGTTATTTTCATCCACCTGGATCAAATAGGAGGCCTGATGGAAAACTGGAGCATTGTCGTTGATATCCCCAACATGCAGAGTAACGCTTGTGCTGGAAGACAAAGGGGGCTTGCCTTTATCAGTGGAGATGATGGTGACATTGTACTCTGGAGTCTGCTCCCGGTCCAGGGTCCCATCTGTTACAAGCTTATAGTAATTGCTCGCAGAAGATTCAATTCTAAAAGGAACCGTTTCCTTTATGAAGCAACTcactcttccattttcttctgaaTCTTTATCATATGTTTTGAACAGAGCCACCACTGTCCCCAGTTTTGCATCTTCGGTTATAGAATTGGATACCGAAGTAAAAACCACTTCTGGGGCATTGTCGTTCTCATCGAGAATCTCTATTACAACTTTACATTCCGTGGCCATGCCTCCACCATCCTTGGCCTCTACGTTCATGGTGTAAATCCTCTTGGTTTCAAAGTCAATAGGGCCTTTGGACTTAATTTCTCCGTTTTGATGATCTAGgataaatttatttctaatatcTTCTTTTAGTGATTTAAAGGAGTAGGTGATTTCTGCATTGATTCCCTCATCCTGGTCGGTGGCCATCACTGTTAGCACAGAGGTGCCTGCAGGCATGTTCTCTCTAAGACTGACTTTGTACATACTTTGGCTGAACACTGGGGGGTTATCATTGGCATCAGTGACTTCGATTTGAATCTGAGCAGTGCCAGTTAGGACTGGTTCTCCCCCATCTACTGCTGTTAGGACCAAGAGCTGGGAGCTCTGTTTTTCCCTGTCCAGAGGCTTCACCAGCACTAATTCTGGGgcatcctttccttcagtcttgtcCTTCACCACCAGAGAGAAGTACTCATTCAAACTGAGCTGGTAACTCTGGAGAGAGTTTGGTCCTACATCTGCATCTATGGCAGATTCCAGGCCAAACCTAGTGCCTGGAATTGCAAGTTCATTGATTTGCAAAACAATACTATTTTGGAGGAAATGGGGAGGGTTATCATTTATATCTTCTATCACTACACTGATATGGAAAACGTTTAGGGGATTTTCTGCCACGATCTCTAAGGGCAGGACACATAGAGGGCTTTGGAAGCAGAGTAACTCTCGATCTATTCTGTCGCTCACAACTATGTTCCCGTTCTCTGGGTTCACAGTAAGATATGGTTTCTCTGCAATGACTCTAAGATTTCGAGTCAGTAAGTCCCGAACAGGCAGCCCCAGGTCCTCAGCGAGGTTTCCCACGACCGAACCCATGGCCATTTCTTCCGGAATAGTGTACCGGACTTGCTCTGAGAGCCCCGCGCAGAACAAAGGCagcaagaagggaaagagtaCTTGCCTCCACAGGGTCCTGCTTCCTAGCTGCACGCTGCGCACCATCCTCCCGCACTGGTGTGAGAAGAGGCTTCACGAATTACTTCCACCGGGAAGAAAACCCAAACGCTCCAAGTTTGAGGATATCACAGTCTCTAATCTGATTTGCCAAGCAGACAATTcaagtcccccccacccccccactctttaaaccttcagtgaatgTACACAGTTTCAACCCGTAAAGCCTGGAGTCAGCTCTTGCAGCAAATTGAACAGCAGCGGCGCCCAGAGTCCATTTATAAAATTGCAATCAAAACCCATCGCAGACTCAATGGGATTAGGTATACCGAGCTATGTTGAGACATAGGGAGCAAAAGAATTTATGAGTTTAGAATTTGTCTGTTTTTCAGTGATGCTACCAAACAAAGCTCCTCAGAGGTGGGATCTGTAGCATAACTATCAACCCAGGGATGACAGATTAAAAGGTTTGTCTTTTCTAAGGAAACACATACATTGGAAGAACAAGGAAAGTCTTTTCTCAAGATCACGTGGAAAAATAGCCCCACCAAGCGGTATAGGAAAACTTGACAGTAGTGAAATGACACCACTCGTCTTCAGTCTGACGCATGCGTAAttagcagaggagaggagaggcactCAAAACTATTTAGGTCACATTTGTAATAAAGATGGTCAATGccataaattattttcagttGTAACATAGATGCATCATAAGGATTATTAAATGTTTAATCACCGTTTAGAATCTCATGATATGAGATGgaaggaaattttctttttatccttttatttaaaCTATATGTTGCATCCTAACTGAATCACCAATGACTTGTGAATCAACTTTCAGAGccaaccttttctttttcttcctcaagaGCTCAGCTGAAAGCCCCCAACTAGTTTAGATTGTGCTTAAAAATACAGACCAACCTCTCTTTACCAATCAAATGCCTCACAGTCTTTTGAATAATCTAATTTTAGTTCAAGTGTAGTGCCTTaaagttctttttcttctaagtttGGAATTTCATAAGAATAAACACCACACAAAACACTCAAGTACTTTTCTTGCTTCAGGACAAATTTAGGCATCTGTTAGGAAAAATTCTCTTTCCAACAGTTGAAAAACATGTTCCTAATCACCAAACTCATAATGAATTATATTAAGATCAAATTCCTAAGTGAGAAACATAAACTTGAAATATTAATATGCAAGTAACTTGAATCAAATCTCTAGAAGAGACACAAGGATGTGGAGTTCGATTATGAAGGTGATCCCTGGGATCAAATCTTCATAGTTCTCTTTTCCTTGTTTGCCTTTGCTTCAGATAACATGCACACTCTTGGATATGTATTGAGGCTTCAATAGCAAGCTTTTCCCTTCTGATTACAACAATTGAATACGCTTAAATAAATATAGTACAAAATtaacttaaggaaagaaaaaagtaactaagCTGCTAGATTgctggagggggaggaagagaagaagaaaaagaagaaggctgggcagtggtggcacacgcctttagtcccagcacttgggaggcagaggcaggtggatttctgagtttgaggccagcctggtctacagagtgagttccaggacagccagggctacacagagagaccctgtctcgaaaaacaaacaaacaaacaaaaaaagaagattaCACGAACAGATGAATATAAGGTAAGTCAGTCTTAGTCCCGCAAGAAGGATGCTAGTAATTGCATCAAGGTTcttgcacatgctaagcacatgatcaaccactgaactatatccaaGCCCCTAAATTAGTCACTTATAGAACTCCAATACCCATTCCAATCTCTAGTCTTTACAAGCTTGAATTTGAAACTTTTTGAGAAGCACGGGATAAAAATCATTTCCAAATATAAACTTATTACATTAAAAAGCATtcgaaaaggaaaggaaaagtaagaaagatcaagaaaaagagaaaaacaaacaggaaaaaataaaagcattctaCGTGACCCTacagtaaaagaagaaaaggaagcaacaaCAACTCAATAGTCTGGTTATTCTTCAGAACAATGTAGTGAATTCACAGTAGAGATGGATAgaaagcataagaaaaaaaatggtcctGCATTTTTTCTCCCAACAAAGCCTTGTAACTAAAACCCTGCCAAGTCTGTTTTGATAGGATGGAACAATGATACAAAATTGAAATAGTCTACAGGATCCAAATATTCCATCAGCcatcaaaaagc
This DNA window, taken from Arvicanthis niloticus isolate mArvNil1 chromosome 14, mArvNil1.pat.X, whole genome shotgun sequence, encodes the following:
- the LOC117719689 gene encoding protocadherin gamma-B1 isoform X16, which encodes MVRSVQLGSRTLWRQVLFPFLLPLFCAGLSEQVRYTIPEEMAMGSVVGNLAEDLGLPVRDLLTRNLRVIAEKPYLTVNPENGNIVVSDRIDRELLCFQSPLCVLPLEIVAENPLNVFHISVVIEDINDNPPHFLQNSIVLQINELAIPGTRFGLESAIDADVGPNSLQSYQLSLNEYFSLVVKDKTEGKDAPELVLVKPLDREKQSSQLLVLTAVDGGEPVLTGTAQIQIEVTDANDNPPVFSQSMYKVSLRENMPAGTSVLTVMATDQDEGINAEITYSFKSLKEDIRNKFILDHQNGEIKSKGPIDFETKRIYTMNVEAKDGGGMATECKVVIEILDENDNAPEVVFTSVSNSITEDAKLGTVVALFKTYDKDSEENGRVSCFIKETVPFRIESSASNYYKLVTDGTLDREQTPEYNVTIISTDKGKPPLSSSTSVTLHVGDINDNAPVFHQASYLIQVDENNPPGASIAQVSASDPDLGPNGLITYSIIASDLEPKSLWSYVSVNQDTGVVFAQRAFDHEQLRSFQLTLQARDHGSPALSANVSMRVLVGDRNDNAPRVLYPTLEPDGSALFDMVPRAAEPGYLITKVVAVDADSGHNAWLSYHVLQASDPGLFSLGLRTGEVRTARALADRDSARQRLLVLVRDGGQPPLSATATLHLIFADSLQEVLPELRDDPLPSDPQSELQFYLVVALALVSVLFLFVVILAIALRLRKSHGPAASGCFQSGLFCKRRPGVSLNYSEGTLPYSYNLYVASNCQKASQFLTLTPEMVPPRDICMEASVAASVTEENNKIVSDSVASNHQAPPNTDWRFSQAQRPGTSGSQNGDETGTWPNNQFDTEMLQAMILASASEAADGSSTLGGGAGTMGLSARYGPQFTLQHVPDYRQNVYIPGSNATLTNAAGKRDGKAPAGGNGNKKKSGKKEKK